The DNA segment AATAATCCACCACCCACAACTACACCCACTTTGGAGCGTTTTGCACTCACTTTCATGGCTTCAAGGTCTTCAATCGTGCGATAAACCAAGCAGTCTTGACGATCTTTACCGGGTAACGGCGGCACAAATGGAAATGATCCTGTTGCAAGTACCAGCTTGTCATAAGGAATCTTCTCGCCACTGGTGGTCGTGACCGTTTTAGCAGCACGATCAACTTCAGTTGCGCCTTTACCCAGATGCAACTTAAAGCCGCTATCTTCAAAGAAATTGGGGGCAACCAATGACAAATCATCAGCTGTTTTGCCAGAAAAATAAGAGGTGAGCTGTACCCGATCATATGCAGGTAAATGCTCCTCACAAAGCACCGTTACATCGATAGGTGTCTCTAAGCTGACCGCTGACGCATCACGCGCAAGCACTTCAACAAAACGATGACCCACCATGCCATGACCAACGACGACGATACGCATATCTCACTCCTCACCACTTTAAAAACGCATTAAATTTGGAAACCAATGATCAAGAAAACGTTACAGAAACACTTTAATCACTAAACTGCGCTTGCCACAGGTTTACACTCCTGTTCAAGCAATCTAAAAATTTCGCTTTGACATGAACCACAGTTGGTTCCTGCTTTTAAGCATTGACCAACCGCTGCAACGGTTGTCAAATTCTGGGCATGGATTGCTCGGGTAATTGTATTTTTACCCACGCTAAAACAAGAGCATACAATTGGACCAACATCAGAATTTGGGTCAGCAGCCAAACCAGAAAGCAACGTCCTACGAGTAACACTGCTCACTTCTTGGCCTAATTGATCATCTAACCAAGAGCGTGGCGGCAAAGTTGCGCGCGCATCAGGATTAGATGCGATTGCAGCAAATGCGATGAGCTGCTGATCGAGGACCCAAGCAAATCGGACAATCCCTTGAGCAAGATCGATGTATTCCATACGCTCAGCTTGAACCGGGACAACGACTTGACTTGAAAGCCATTCCGATAAATTCAAATTAGTTTCATGTAACATATCATCAGTGAATGCAAACTCATGACGAAAGCCATTTAAAGTTCGTACATTCACGGCATAATCAGCCTTGATGAGATTCAAGCTATTTAATGACATGATGAAACCATGCGTGTTTAGGGCTGCTTTTTTCAGCATCACTGGCGTGTGTTTGCATTCAGGTTGACCCGAGTATGGATCGACCACAGGATTCACGACTGCACCTATACGACTTTGAGTACTATTAATGCCATTCCAATGAATAGGCACAAAAACCATGCCGGGTTGTTGACCATCACTGATAATTACGCGAGCAAGCGCTTGCCCCCATTGGCTATTAATTTGTAAGATATCGCCAGAAGATACATGTAACTTTTCCGCATCTTTAGGATTAAGTTCCGCGAATGGCTCACCGATATGACGGGTTAAACGTGAAGTCAAACCAGTGCGAGTCATCGTATGCCACTGGTCACGTATACGGCCTGTATTCAACGCATACGGAAACTCGTTGCTTGTAACATTTCCAGTTGCTACATTTTGGACGGGAACAATTTTCGCACGGCGATTAGTGGTAAAAAATCCGCCTTGTTCAAACAAACGCTGAGTTCCCACAAGCTTTTGATCCACCAGCTTGATAGGCCATTGAATCGGATTCAATGCATCGTATTCGCCTTGAGTAAGCGCCGATAATGCAGAGATATCAAAGTCACGGAGGACACCGCCCTCTTGATTGTCTACACCAGAGAGTGCGGCATGCTCAACAAAGACATCACGTGCGCTTTGATAATCGAAACCTTCAAATCCCATTTTTTGAGCAACTTGGGCAAGTGCCCACCAGTCGGCACGACTCTCTCCCGCGCCAGCCAAAATGCCGCGCTGACGGGAGATACAACGTTCAGAATTCGTCACTGTGCCATCTTTCTCACCCCAACCCAAAGCTGGTAAGACCACATCCGCGACACGCGTACAATCGGTATCAGCAATGACATCTGATACGATGACCAATGGGCAGTTGGCTAAAGCATCACGGACACGATCAGCATTTGGCATCGAAACAATGGGATTGGTTGCCATAATCCAAACCGCTTTAACCTTGCCCGTAGCCACAGCATCAAATAAATCAACAGCCTTCAGACCTTGCTTCTCAATCATAGTTGGCGACTGCCAAAAATCCTGCACCAAAGCACGATGAGAAGGTTCATGAATATCCAGGTGCGCGGCCAACATATTGGCAAGCCCACCAACCTCTCGCCCACCCATGGCATTAGGCTGCCCTGTTAAAGAGAAAGGGCCCGCTCCTTCACTGCCGATACGGCCTGTTGCTAAATGCACATTAATAATGGCATTCACTTTGTCAGTACCTTGACCGCTTTGATTCACACCCATCGAAAATAGCGTCATGGCTTTTGGTGTTGCAATAAACCACTCTACAAACTGAGCCAAAGTGACGCCATCCACACCCAAACGTTCTGCAACATCACCCAAAGCGACATCGCGCTGTGCAGCCAACAGTGCGTCCGCTAAACCGTCAGTGAATTGATCAATATATGTCGTGTTGAGCGCTGGGCTTTTTGACACCTCAACTAATAAATAGTTGAATAACAGGACATCCATACCCGATTTAATCGGTAGATGCAGATCAACTATTTCGTTGGTATCGGTTTTACGCGGATCAATCGATACGATTTTCATCTCAGGATTATTGGCTTTCGCTTTTTTTATACGCTGATACAAAATCGGATGACACCAAGCCGCATTCGATCCGACAAAGGTCAATAAATCGGCATGTTCAAAATCTTCATAGCTATTAGGTACTGTATCCGTACCAAAAGCACGTTTATGCCCAGCCACGGCGGATGACATACACAAACGCGAATTGGTATCGACATTTGGTGTACCGATAAACCCTTTGGCAAGCTTGTTCACCACATAATAATCTTCAGTTAAAAACTGACCCGATACATAGAATGCAACAGCCTCCGGTCCATGTTCCGCGATAATGTCTTTCAACTGAGAAGCGATATATGTGGTTGTATGATCCCAATCAGCACGGACGCCGCCAATGGCTGGATACAACAAGCGACCCTCAAGGCCAACCGTCTCTCCCAAAGCAGAACCCTTGACACACAAGCGACCGAAATTAGCGGGATGCTCTAGATCTCCAGAAATTGAAAAATGACGATCGGCGTCTACAGTTGCGAGCACCCCACAGCCTACGCCACAATAGGCACAGGTTGTTTTAATAGCTTCGCCACGCAATGAAGCGGTTAAAACGGTATCTACGGTCATCATGCGGCTCCCTGTAACTCTTTGACAGAAGAGTCATCTGATGTGTGATCTGGCGTAAAAATCAACGTATGACGTTGTGCCGAGATATCAGCGCCGCGCTGAATCAAATCAAAATAGGCAACGCCATCCTGAATATCTCCATAGAGAACGGCACCGACTAACTTATTGTCTTTGATGAAGAGTTTTTTATAGACTGAATTACTGTGGTCGCGCATGATCAAGGCTTCACTGCCCTCACCACTAAAATCACCTGCTGAATACAAATTCACCCCAGTAACTTTAAGCGTCGTCGCTGTCGCTTTTTGTATATAGCGACGAATACCATGCTCAGCCAAATGGCTAGCGCAGACTTTGGCTTGATCAAAGAGCGGTGCAACAAGACCAAAAAGTGCACCACGGTGTTGAACACACTCGCCGACTGCATAAACCCGAGGATCAGAGGTTTGCATCGTATCGTCGGTGAGTACAGCCTTATCAACTTGTAAACCCATGGATTTTGCTAGAGCAACGTTTGGGCGTACGCCGACCGCCATTACGAGCATGCTGCACTCAATCATTTCTCGATCTTTGAACGCCAAACCACACATATTCCCCGCTTCATCTATCACGATATGATCGCTTTTGACACCGATAACAAACTCAATACCGCGACTCTCCAATGCAGCTTGCAACAAATTGGCAGCTTCACGATCTAATTGTCGATTCAGCAAATAATCAATGTCATGCACCACAGTCACTTTCACACCACGTTTGACTAATCCGTTGGCGGCTTCAAGACCCAGTAAACCACCGCCGAGTACAATGGCGCGCTGACCCGATAAATTTGCTGCAGCCTCAACCATTTTTTCAACATCTTGAATATCGCGGAACTGAATCACAGATGGATGCTGGTGACCAGGCATAGGAATCACAAAAGGATTAGAGCCTGTCGCAATCAATAGACGGTCATACCCCACTACACCACCATTGCTCAATGTCACTTCACGACGCTTACGATGCACTGACTCCGCAACAATGCCTGAGATGAGTTTGATCCCATGCATCACATACCACTCTGGGGTATGCAACATGATTTCTTGAAAAGATTTTTCGCCTGAGAGTACGGGTGACAACATAATGCGGTTGTAATTACCATGAGGCTCACGCCCAATCACCGTAATGTCGTATAGATCAGGCTCTAAATGCAGTAGCTCCTCTACGGTACGCATGGCAGCCATACCGTTACCGATCACCACCAAACGCGCACGTTTAGGGTTAGAGTTTTCTTGAGTCGCTGGCAAAATCTGTGCTTGCATGTCAGTATCCCAACAATATCCAAAAAACAAAAAAGCGCCCATACCTAAGAATCGGTATGAGCGCCTTTGCTCAAAGCCGCACGAAACTAAACACGTTTCAATACAGCAGTTAAAATAAGTTGTCGAACGCTTGGCAAATCGCCTTGCCTTGCGTCATGATCTTGATAATGCATAAACCATGCCAACATCACTATACTTAATATGATTAGCACATTTCTCCATAACAACAGCATGTCAATAATCATAAAAACATGTTATAAAACAATTATATTTAATATTTTGTCAATGCCATGTCTAGCAATTCAAACGTCCCCTCAAATAAAGATCTTTTAGCCAAAATTGTCGATGCACTTCCGCACACGACCCCTTTTAAAGCACCAGAAGCGATCGAAGTAGAGTTAGGACGCACTTTCATGCTGCGTCTTGGTGCAAACGAAAGTAATTGGGGTTGTTCACCACTGGCGCAACGTGCCGCAGAAGATATCGCGTCCCATCTGTTTAAATATGGGGATCCCCAAAGCGTTGAACTTCGTACGCTGCTTTCAAAAAAACTAAATTATTCAATAGATTCAATTCTAATTGGTGAAGGAATTGACGGTCTTATTGGTTTGATTATTCGTGCATTCATCAACCCAAATGACCATGTCATCACAACGCATGGCTCATATCCAACGTTCAATTTTCATGCGAACGGTTTTGGTGCACGCTTAATTGAAATTCCGTATGCGGGTGATCAAATTGATTTAGATGGACTTTTAAGTGCTGCTATTCAATACCAAGCAAAATTGATTTATTTGGCCAATCCAGATAACCCGAGTGGCACAGCATATGATCGACATACGATAGAGTTATTTGTTGCAAAAATTCCTGAAGGCTGCCTTCTGATTCTAGATGAAGCCTATGCAGACTTTATGCCGAATACTCAATTAGCAGAGATCGACGTCTACACGTCGCGTGTGATTCGGTTACGTACCTTTTCTAAAGCTCACGGGCTTGCTGGAGCGCGTGTTGGATATGCTCTCGCCCACCCAAACTATATCGCTACATTTCATAAGATACGCCAACATTTTGGGGTGAACCTCGCCGGTCAAGTGCTATGTGCGGCTTCTTTACGTGACGCTGCCTATATAGAACAGGTCACCAAAGAGGTTGCTGAAGGTCGTGCAGAATACTATCAATTAGCTGAATCATTGGGTCTAAGAGCCATACCGTCCTCGACTAACTTCGTGACAATTGATGTGGGGAGTATTGAAAAGTCGATCTGGTGGGTCAAACGGCTTGCAGAAGAAGGCGTCTTCATTCGTCGCCCCGGGACAGGTGCACTCAGTCAGTGTATTCGCATTACTGTAGGAACGCGACCAGAGCGTGCATTATTAGCAGAGATTATGCGGAAGATTCATGCAGAAGGCTAAGTCATCCATCTTTCTTAGCAAGTCACTCTTTTTCAATTGAAATACTTCCTAATTTGTATTGCTGGTAACTGGTATAAGGGAGTGCAAAAGTATCAATGATGAATGATGGTACGAGATCAAAACTAAAAAAGCTAAACTCAGCACCACCATATAAATCAGATCCTGGATTATTTTTATTATTGTTTGCCCGGCATGCATCATAGACCACCCCACTATAGATCTGAGGGATAGAGGTACACTTGGTTTTATGCCGGTTCAAATCAGCTCTGACAGCATATTGATCACGTCCTAAAGTCGAAAATGATCCACATCCTTGAATCACGACCGTGATCAAGGTGAGCAACAAGATTCGTTTTAACATATGAAAATATGAAACCATTTTGACGATGCTATGAGGGATTATCCATGAAAACTTGCCATTTGGATCATTACAGCAATTTATTTCTCGTAATCCCTAAATGAAATGTTGCTCTTCAATGCGCCTCAGGCTGTACGCAGTGCGAATGAATCCAATCTTTGCAGTGATTTCATCAAATAAAGGACGCATCGCGACGTTGTGATCCGCGCAACATTGTTGTAACTCCCAAAGCTCTCTGATAATAGATAAGTCTGGCGTCTCACAACGCTGAAGTAACTCCTCCAACAGATAAGCAAAAGCTAAGACTTCAATACGCTGTAATAAATGTTGCGCTTGAGTCTCCATCGCAGCAAAAAAAGTAGCGCCTCCAAAGTCACCGAGCAAACAATTATGATGATCAGAAGCCTGTGCATTAAATAAAATATTGTGCGCATACAGATCACCATGCAAAATCCCTTGTGCATGTAAATGAGTCATCGCACTAGCAATACCAAATACTAAATCCAGCAGATTAAATATGCTGAATCGATCATCGACTCTGTAAACATCCCGAGTACAGGATTCAAAGCTAGGTGGTCCAGCTAGATTTTTAAAAAGAGGATCAATTAAGGGCATAACCAGACCTAGTGCAGAATCAGGATGTCCGATAACTCTGCCAATTGCACAAATCAGATTGGCATGCTGCCCCACAGCGATGCTGGCTGCCATCTCATTTTGTGGTAATCCATCACTGGTTAATTGACCCTTAAAGATTTTAACCGCAACCTCTCGAGCTTCATGTGATGACGAGTCACTAAGTCTTGCTTGATAAATATGCCCTGAGGCACCTTCACCCAACTGATGTTGAATAACCAAGTCGTGCCACGCTATATCACGAATTGATGCCAAGTCTGATTTCAATTCAGCACAGGGGTTTCCCGCATAAGCAAGCCATGCGAGTCGCGGCAATGTCAGTAACCAGTTAGGGAGCGTCGTTAATTGGTTTGAGGAAATACGCAGTAATTGTAGATTTTGACATGTGGCTAAGGCATCGGGTAAATGTGTCAGTTGGTTGCCAGCCAGCATCAGTTTCTGCATCTTCGTGCACTTGCCGATACTGTCAGGGATTTTCTCAACTTGATTGTCCGTTAGGATCAACCAACGCAAATTGCTAGGCAATGCTTCTGAAGGAACCAGTTGAATCTGATTGCTCTTAAAACCAATCATGCTCAAACTTTGGCATTGACCCAATACCCGAGGAAGCGTTTTAAAAAGATTATTTGAACAGAAGAGGATCTTAAGCTTTTTCAGTCGATATAAATCATCAGGTAATGACGTCAAGGCATTACCGGTTAAATTCAGAATCTCCAAGGTCTCAGCATGGGCAAAAATTTCAGTTGGGAAATAGGTCAGTCCACATGAAAGGTTAATGCGACGACAGTTCTGAATATCGCCAGCTTGAAGTTCTTGAAGGGTATTAATTGTAGGCACTTATGTGACTCAATCCGACTGCCGATGCGCTTCCATCAGATAATCATCGGATTGCATTTCAAGTAACCTTGAGCGAGTCCGTTGAATTTCAAATGCCAACTTCTCACCACTATAGAGCTCAAGAATCGGTTGCTGTGCAGTGACAACCAGCTTTACCCGACGATCATAAAACTCATCAACCAAATAGATTAAACGCCGTGTTGCGTCTGCAATCTGATCATTGAGTACAGGCACGCTACTCAGTAGAACGGTGTTATATAGTTTTGCCAGTTCAATAAAATCTGCGGCACTGCGCGGTTTCATACACAACTCGTCAAAGTGGCACCAGAGCAAGTCATCAGTCCGACCTTCTACCTCAATCAATCGGTCATTGATGGTAATGTCTTCTTGCGACACCAAATGGTTCTTTGTTAATGCACAAAAACGCACTGCCATCCAATTTTCCGCTTCATGAGTTAATGGCGAGCGATAGAGATTGGCTTGCTTCAGCACACGTAGACGATAATCAATCCCCGAATCCACATTCAAGACCGTGCAATTCGCTTGTACAGCAGCGATTGCTGGTAAAAAACGATCACGATGGATGCCATTTTTATAAAGACCATCTGGGGCAATATTGGATGTTGCCACCAATGTGATGCCACGCTTGAATAACATGCCAAATAAATCACCCAAAATCATCGCATCAATAACATTACTGACAAAGAATTCATCAAAGCAAATCACGACCGCTTCTTTGTAGATAATATCCGCGACTTTTTCTAGAGGATCAGTCTGACCCTGTAGTTGATTCAGCTCACGATGCACCCGTTGCATAAAATGATGAAAATGCATGCGCATCTTGCGACGAAATGGTACGGCCTCAAAGAACTGATCCATTAGCCATGTTTTTCCTCGGCCTACACCACCCCAGAGGTAAACCCCTTTGGGTGCGGCAGGACGGCGTAAACGGAAGCCTTGAGCCTGCTGATAACGCTGCATCAGTTGCTGATAGAGCTCATCCAGCGCATAAACCGCATTGGCTTGTTCATCATCATGTACAAAGGAGCCGCTACTGAGTGCTGCAGCATAACGCTCAGAGGGCGATAAAACATTTGGAGTAGCGTGCGTTGTAGATGGATTAACTGGCATATTCATGGAAAACGGCTCTCTAATTGCGATCCAATATCAGGCAAATGCCCATGGAAAAAATGTCCGCTTCCTGCGATGACTGCTAAATCAAAATTACGGGTATTTGCCCAATCGATAATATCTTGAGGTGGAACAACCTCGTCTTCAGCACCGACCATGACAAAGGTATCGTCAGGGAGAACCAAATCACCCATGGGATAGTTTTTAACTGCTGGGGCTACTAAATAGAGCTTTTGCAAAACAAATTGGTGCGGATTATATTGCATTAATTGGCTAAAACCTGCAGCAGCGATATAGCCACCAAAGGAGAAACCAGCAATGTATAACTTTCTGGCCGTGCTTTGATCCGCAATCCAATCTAATACCGATATCAAGTCTTCAATTTCACCCACACCTTGCGCGTGCACACCCGTACTCGTTCCAACACCTCTGAAATTAAATATCACCACAGAAATGCCACTATTACGGAAAAAACGTGCAAGTGTCGTAACCACTTTATTATCCATAGTGCCCCCCATAAGTGGATGAGGGTGACAAATAACTGCGATTGCATCAGATTCCTGCCAAACTGGTCGGATCTGAAGACTACCTGCATTACCTTGAATAAGTTGGTCTGCCATATTAGCTGATATATACGTTTAAATGTGGCACAAAGCCTATCATTTTTGAGCCCTAAAATGCCAATATCAAATGTCTCAAGACGTTTAGATGTATCATTTGAGTCTTCGATATGTAATTAAATCAACATCATTTCGACTAATTATTAAGCGAAGACATAAAAGCTCTCTGTGCTTGAATTCGGCTCAAATCCTGTATCGGGTATGCACCAAAATTTATCCACATCATGCACAACTGCGCTTTTCATGAACAAACAGTTCACCCAGTGCATTTTTTTGATTTTGACAAAGCTTGATTTATTTAAGCTATTGTTTTTATTTAAATTTATTTAGTGGTTAAATTTTAATCAATTTGATCCCACACCTTTATATTTGGTGGCTTAGACCTGTCAACCCTATAGTTGTCCACAGCACCATCCACAACTTTTGTGGACAACGAGGTAAAGCCTTATAGCAATTGGCTTAGCGAGCTATAGGGTTTGAAAAACTTACAGGCATCACTAATCATAAGTGCTACGAATTAATCAATTGGAAAATATATTTTTTATTGGCATCTTTGAAAAAAGATGCTTGTGTTGAGTGGTTTTTGAAAGCAAATATCTTCTGACACTATGGGCTGGCGCGTGTTGCCTTGATCTTAGTCACGAATGTACAAGCAGAAGTCACACTCAACCGTCCTCTTATTTTGTCTGTAGTATTCATAACTCGAAGTCGTAATAGGCTCCCTAGAACCCTGAGTAATTTGTCGACAATATCCTTCAAGTATGGCACATTAAATTGTCAGACAATTATCTCTCTCATCAATTAAAACTTCCTCAGTCACTGGTTATTTTTGGTGCATATGTAGGTCGAGTTACATCCGAGTTATGCACATAAATTGCCCACAGGCTCTCTCTATAATCTTTTTATAAGCATAGTGAAAAAACTTGTCATTTTTTATTTATATTTAATTCTTGATTTATATAACTTGTTGTATTGTATTATTATTTTAATAGATCAAAAAATGTACAATTTGTAGCCGCGCCTTACTCAGCGCCAACTTACGCTGTCAATACCATGGTTGCCCACAATGTTATCCACAGCTTTTGTGGACAACTGGCTAAACCCTTGCTACGACACGCAGAGGAAGATTACAGTACAATGAATTTTGAAAAAAAGATTAATTTCTGACCAACAATCACTTTTTAAAGTACGGACATAAAACGGAATTCATTGTAAGTAAAAATGGACAAACGCTATATGCTATTCATTCAAAAATATCCGCCCAACAAGATGCTAAAACAAAGTGCATAAAACGAATTGAGATGGTGCGAAAGATAACCCGTTATTAAAACTCCACTGATAGGCATGACTCCTTTAAAATTTGGATTTTTAAATACATAAAAAAACAGCCCATGTAAACATGAGCTGATCAATTTGCGACATTTTTTTAAATCGAATGATTTATTCAATCATTTACACGCATCATTTTTTAGCTTGCGCGTAACTTTGTGATGATTGGTTTACGTTTTAAAATCATTTCTTGAATACTTCCTTTCATATAGCGCAAAAACACGACAAGCGGTGACAATTTTGGATTTGGTGATTTACCTTGTCCAATGGCTCTAAACTGAGCCGCATACCATATCACCTCCATGACCGCTAATTTATCAATCGGAGCAATTCCGGTTTTAATCGGCTGAGTTGCATATTTCACGTTTGCTCCAGCGATCAGACTATCCGTCACATCCGTTTCCACAGCCAATGGGCGCGCAATACCGATTAAATCACAAGCACCCGATGCCAGAGCAGCATCCATCCCTGCACGTGTACGGAAGCCTCCTGTCACCATTAGTACGGTTTTTACTTCCTTACGCACTTTCTCAGCAAACTCGAGGAAATAAGCTTCTCGCTGAATGGTGCTCTCTTTTGCAGGTTGTTTCCGTTTAGCGCCTGCCATAGCGGGTGCTTCATAGGTACCGCCTGAAATTTCAATGAAATCGACGCCTAAAGCATCCAGTGCTTTAAATACAGCAACAGAGTCTTCTTCAGTGAATCCCCCTTTTTGGAAGTCCGCAGAATTTAATTTCACACCAACGACAAAACCAGCACTGGTTTGTTTGCGAATTTCTTTGAAACTTTCAAGGAGGAAACGCATGCGGTTTTCTAAACTACCACCCCATTGATCAGTACGATGATTATGCTTTGGAGATAAAAAAGCACTGACTAAATATCCATGTGCACCATGGATTTGTACACCTTGAAATCCTGCTTTTTCGCAAATTCGTGCTGATTCACCGAAACGGCGGATCAAGTCATAAATCTCTGCTTCAGTCAGTTCGCGAGGCACACCAAACAACGGAGCCATAGCAGGTCCAAACCCGATCGCGGATGGAGCAACGGTTTCACGATTAAGTCCCTTTGGACATTGTTTACCCGGATGAGAAAGTTGGACAATTTGTGCTGTATTGTATTTTTTCCCCAGACTCGCCCATTCTGTTAAACGTGCTAAATCACTTTCATCTTCGACAATAACTACACCTGGCTCGTTTTTAGCACGATGATCAATCATTACATTGCCAGTGATTGAGGCGCCCAAGCCCCCTTTACCCCACGTATCATAAAGCTTTATAAGTGCCGGTGTAACTTTACCATCAGATGTTGCTAGCGCTTCACTCATTGCACCTTTGATGATTCGATTTTTAAAGATCTGTTTATTGATTTTGAGAGGCTGGCTGATATTGACCGACATGAGAACTCCATCGTGTACAAGTAATAATTAACAACGTGAATCGATTTTACGCTAAAAACAAA comes from the Aquirhabdus parva genome and includes:
- a CDS encoding NADH:flavin oxidoreductase/NADH oxidase family protein; its protein translation is MSVNISQPLKINKQIFKNRIIKGAMSEALATSDGKVTPALIKLYDTWGKGGLGASITGNVMIDHRAKNEPGVVIVEDESDLARLTEWASLGKKYNTAQIVQLSHPGKQCPKGLNRETVAPSAIGFGPAMAPLFGVPRELTEAEIYDLIRRFGESARICEKAGFQGVQIHGAHGYLVSAFLSPKHNHRTDQWGGSLENRMRFLLESFKEIRKQTSAGFVVGVKLNSADFQKGGFTEEDSVAVFKALDALGVDFIEISGGTYEAPAMAGAKRKQPAKESTIQREAYFLEFAEKVRKEVKTVLMVTGGFRTRAGMDAALASGACDLIGIARPLAVETDVTDSLIAGANVKYATQPIKTGIAPIDKLAVMEVIWYAAQFRAIGQGKSPNPKLSPLVVFLRYMKGSIQEMILKRKPIITKLRAS